The following are encoded together in the Paludisphaera mucosa genome:
- a CDS encoding site-2 protease family protein produces MIWLWNIAKVALGLGFVIFIHELGHFLLAKWNGVKVEKFSIGFGKTIFGFTRGETEYVLAAIPLGGFVKMLGEGGEAGEGIPDAAAAGDPRAFNNKPVGARMAIISAGVIMNLLLGMACFAYVFGREREEIEAKVGRVVAGSPAFEAGLRAGDEIEGIDGLKDVSYNDLQRAVSLSTRGQVIHFQVKREGTDALLDLPVEPRRDASRDRPTIGVISGASLEVLDYQAPAGTPEPATIPWPPESSDPDVLAIVAAGPAGEAPAPATSNEWFQRVSAKHRDKPLDVVFQRRTFGGKPVEVASGDLKATLPPNRFVDFGLRFAFEPIRAIQKGSPAQAAGFKVGDRIVKVDGRDDVDPLRLPLDCFDHAGSPMTFEVQRAVDGKPAPETVALTVTPDDATPSEGLLKLEPAEDLLIPGLGVTFPLRPVIQSVVADSPAAKAGLKAGDVIDAVTIPATRGRPRRGAESGKEVWLVPRPQTLKFDDKSTSWPFVFASVQTLPVQALGFTIHGRQDPVSVRPEVVHDWYSPDRGLDFMPAYRTMPPLAFVAALKQGVTETIDKVSMMYATIRSLGTGQVSFNQTAGPIGIGRIAYAAAKSGLSEFLNFLGFISINLAVLNFLPIPPLDGGQMLFLIAEKVRGRPLPESALIAGTYLGLLLVLFLMVFATYQDVYRLLKEFFL; encoded by the coding sequence GTGATCTGGCTCTGGAACATCGCGAAGGTCGCGCTCGGGCTGGGGTTCGTGATCTTCATCCATGAACTCGGCCACTTCCTCCTGGCGAAGTGGAACGGCGTCAAGGTCGAGAAATTCTCCATCGGCTTCGGCAAGACGATCTTCGGCTTCACCCGGGGCGAGACCGAGTACGTCCTGGCGGCCATCCCGCTGGGCGGCTTCGTCAAGATGCTCGGCGAGGGGGGCGAGGCCGGCGAGGGGATCCCCGACGCCGCGGCCGCCGGCGACCCTCGGGCGTTCAACAACAAGCCCGTCGGCGCACGGATGGCGATCATCTCGGCCGGCGTGATCATGAACCTGCTGCTCGGCATGGCCTGCTTCGCCTACGTCTTCGGCCGCGAACGCGAGGAGATCGAGGCCAAGGTCGGTCGCGTGGTGGCTGGCTCGCCGGCCTTCGAAGCAGGCCTCCGCGCCGGCGACGAGATCGAGGGGATCGACGGCCTCAAGGACGTCAGCTACAACGACCTCCAGCGGGCCGTCAGCCTGAGCACGCGGGGCCAGGTCATCCATTTCCAGGTCAAGCGCGAAGGGACCGACGCCCTCCTCGACCTGCCGGTCGAGCCCCGCCGCGACGCCAGTCGGGACCGGCCCACGATCGGCGTGATCTCGGGGGCCTCGCTCGAAGTCCTCGACTACCAGGCCCCCGCCGGAACCCCCGAGCCGGCGACGATCCCCTGGCCTCCCGAGTCGAGCGACCCCGACGTGCTCGCGATCGTCGCCGCCGGGCCCGCGGGCGAGGCCCCCGCCCCGGCGACCTCGAACGAGTGGTTCCAGCGAGTCTCGGCGAAGCACCGCGACAAGCCCCTGGACGTCGTCTTCCAGCGCAGGACGTTCGGCGGCAAGCCCGTCGAGGTCGCGTCGGGCGACCTTAAGGCCACGCTGCCGCCCAATCGCTTCGTCGATTTCGGCCTGCGCTTCGCCTTCGAGCCGATCCGGGCGATCCAGAAGGGATCGCCGGCCCAGGCCGCCGGCTTCAAGGTGGGCGACCGGATCGTCAAGGTCGACGGCCGCGACGACGTCGACCCGCTGCGGCTGCCGCTCGACTGCTTCGACCACGCCGGCTCGCCCATGACCTTCGAGGTGCAGCGGGCCGTCGACGGCAAGCCGGCCCCCGAGACCGTCGCCTTGACCGTCACCCCCGACGACGCGACGCCGAGCGAGGGCCTCCTGAAGCTCGAACCGGCCGAGGACCTCCTCATCCCCGGCCTGGGCGTCACCTTCCCGCTCCGGCCGGTGATCCAGTCCGTGGTGGCCGACTCCCCCGCCGCCAAGGCGGGGCTCAAGGCGGGCGACGTGATCGACGCGGTCACGATCCCCGCGACCCGGGGCCGGCCCCGCCGCGGGGCGGAGTCGGGCAAGGAGGTCTGGCTCGTGCCCCGCCCGCAGACCCTCAAATTCGACGACAAGTCGACCTCGTGGCCGTTCGTGTTCGCCAGCGTCCAGACGCTGCCCGTCCAGGCCCTCGGCTTCACGATCCACGGCCGCCAGGACCCCGTCTCGGTGCGGCCCGAGGTCGTCCACGACTGGTACAGCCCCGATCGCGGCCTCGACTTCATGCCGGCCTATCGCACCATGCCGCCGCTGGCGTTCGTCGCCGCCCTCAAGCAGGGGGTCACCGAGACGATCGACAAGGTCTCGATGATGTACGCGACGATCCGCAGCCTCGGCACCGGCCAGGTCAGCTTCAACCAGACGGCCGGGCCCATCGGCATCGGCCGGATCGCTTACGCGGCGGCCAAGTCGGGCCTGAGCGAGTTCCTGAACTTCCTGGGCTTCATCAGCATCAACCTGGCGGTCCTCAACTTCCTGCCGATCCCGCCCCTCGACGGCGGCCAGATGCTCTTCCTGATCGCCGAGAAGGTCCGCGGCCGCCCCCTGCCCGAGTCGGCCCTGATCGCCGGGACCTACCTGGGGCTGCTGCTCGTCCTCTTCCTGATGGTCTTCGCGACCTATCAGGACGTCTACCGGCTGCTCAAGGAGTTCTTCCTGTGA
- the acs gene encoding acetate--CoA ligase: MAPENPSGGGSIKSVLHETRVFPPPADFAKDAGIKSLDEYQALWDRAKDDPEAFWAEQAASLDWFQTWDRVLDWNPPFAQWFVGGKLNASYNCVDRHCKGPDRNKAALIFEGEPGDRRVLRYQDLLREVSKFANVLKGLGVKKGDVVALYLPMIPELVIAALACARIGAPHTVVFGGFSAEALSGRIQDCKAKVLVTADGGWRRGKVVPLKVNADGAAALCPTLKSVVVYKRTGHDVDWTPGRDHWWHELEANVSADCPAEPLDSEHPLFILYTSGSTGKPKGILHTTGGYLLQASLSTKWVFDLKPDDTYWCTADVGWVTGHSYLTYGPLAQGATCVMYEGAPNWPDEARFWKIIEDYRVSILYTAPTAIRAFMKWGEQHPKKHDLSSLRLLGSVGEPINPEAWMWYHEVIGGGRCPIVDTWWQTETGAIMISPLPGATPTIPGSATRPLPGIIPAIVTKDGVPVGENEGGFLVITRPWPSMLRTIFGDDERYKAQYWSDVPGNYFTGDGARRDEHGNYWILGRVDDVLNVAGHRLSTMEIESALVSHAAVAEAAVVGKPDEIKGQGISCFVTLESHHAPSEKLRQELRAHVAKEIGALARPDEIHFTESLPKTRSGKIMRRLLRDVAAGVESTGDTSTLEDVGVLALLRRGGQQEEE; encoded by the coding sequence ATGGCCCCCGAGAATCCCAGCGGCGGCGGTTCGATCAAGAGCGTCCTTCACGAGACCCGGGTCTTCCCGCCCCCCGCCGACTTCGCCAAGGACGCCGGGATCAAGAGCCTCGACGAGTATCAGGCGCTCTGGGACCGGGCCAAGGACGATCCCGAGGCCTTCTGGGCCGAGCAGGCCGCCTCGCTCGACTGGTTCCAGACCTGGGACCGCGTTCTCGACTGGAACCCCCCGTTCGCCCAGTGGTTCGTCGGCGGCAAGCTCAACGCGTCGTACAACTGCGTCGACCGCCACTGCAAGGGCCCGGACAGGAACAAGGCCGCGCTGATCTTCGAAGGCGAGCCCGGCGACCGCCGCGTGCTCCGCTATCAGGACCTGCTCCGCGAGGTCAGCAAGTTCGCCAACGTCCTGAAGGGCCTGGGCGTGAAGAAGGGGGACGTCGTCGCCCTCTACCTGCCGATGATCCCCGAACTGGTGATCGCCGCCCTGGCCTGCGCCCGGATCGGGGCCCCGCACACGGTCGTCTTCGGCGGCTTCAGCGCCGAGGCCCTGTCGGGGAGGATCCAGGACTGCAAGGCGAAGGTCCTGGTGACGGCCGACGGCGGCTGGCGGCGCGGCAAGGTGGTGCCGCTGAAGGTCAACGCCGACGGCGCGGCGGCCCTCTGCCCCACGCTCAAGAGCGTCGTCGTCTACAAGCGGACCGGCCACGACGTCGACTGGACGCCGGGCCGCGACCACTGGTGGCACGAGCTCGAGGCGAACGTCTCGGCCGATTGCCCCGCCGAGCCGCTCGACAGCGAGCACCCGCTGTTCATCCTCTACACCTCGGGCTCGACGGGCAAGCCGAAGGGGATCCTGCACACCACCGGCGGCTACCTGCTGCAGGCGAGCCTGAGCACGAAGTGGGTCTTCGACCTCAAGCCCGACGACACCTACTGGTGCACGGCCGACGTCGGCTGGGTCACGGGCCATTCCTACCTGACCTACGGCCCGCTCGCCCAGGGGGCCACCTGCGTCATGTACGAGGGCGCCCCCAACTGGCCCGACGAGGCCCGGTTCTGGAAGATCATCGAGGATTACCGGGTCTCCATCCTCTATACCGCTCCCACGGCCATCCGCGCCTTCATGAAGTGGGGCGAGCAGCACCCCAAGAAGCACGACCTGTCGAGCCTGCGGCTGCTGGGCTCGGTGGGCGAGCCGATCAACCCCGAAGCATGGATGTGGTACCATGAGGTCATCGGCGGCGGCCGCTGCCCGATCGTCGACACCTGGTGGCAGACCGAGACCGGCGCGATCATGATCTCCCCCCTCCCAGGAGCGACGCCCACCATCCCCGGCTCGGCGACCCGCCCGCTCCCCGGGATCATCCCCGCCATCGTCACCAAGGACGGCGTCCCGGTAGGCGAGAACGAGGGCGGATTCCTGGTGATCACCCGGCCCTGGCCGTCGATGCTCCGTACCATCTTCGGCGACGACGAACGCTACAAGGCCCAGTACTGGAGCGACGTGCCGGGCAACTACTTCACCGGCGACGGCGCCCGCCGCGACGAGCATGGCAACTACTGGATCCTGGGCCGGGTCGACGACGTCCTCAACGTGGCGGGGCACAGGCTCTCGACCATGGAGATCGAGAGCGCGCTGGTGAGCCATGCGGCCGTCGCCGAGGCCGCCGTCGTCGGCAAGCCCGACGAGATCAAGGGCCAGGGGATCTCGTGTTTCGTGACCCTCGAATCGCACCACGCCCCCAGCGAGAAGCTCCGGCAGGAGCTTCGCGCCCACGTCGCCAAGGAGATCGGCGCGCTCGCCCGCCCCGACGAGATCCACTTCACCGAATCGCTGCCCAAGACCCGCAGCGGCAAGATCATGCGTCGCCTGCTCCGCGACGTCGCCGCCGGGGTCGAGAGCACCGGCGACACCTCCACCCTCGAAGACGTCGGCGTCCTCGCCCTGCTGCGGCGAGGGGGTCAGCAAGAGGAAGAATGA